The region GTACGAGGAGAGTCATACAGTAGCAGTTTCATAAAGATGAAACTGCTACTCTATTTCCTCCCAGAGGTCCCCTAATTGCTTTTTATATGCAATAATAAGCTTAAATTTGTTTCTGCTAAATTTGGTATAGTACCTTTGTATTCATGGGGCAGCACAGTTAAGCTGATTTTAATGGCTCTACATgatacagaccccataccattttggtcgctaTTCTCTGGTCCATCTCCATTCTGTCTTTATTCCCCTTCATCCTCATGCATCCATGGCCTAGCCTTAAAGAAGCCGCTCAGCCCTGAAAATGCCCTTCACACCAAGAAATGTAAaaacccatggggggggggggtctgcttaGACATCCTGCCCCACCCTTCTAATGCCTTTGTAGGGGGCCTGCTGTAAAtcaaattaacaaaaaaacacaacacaaaaaaaaaaaaaccaccaactTTAAAAGGTACTGCAAAACccagacactcccccccccccccccttttagaaAAATATGGCCTTTGTGGTCCAGTAGCCCACCCCCCACTTTCACTTAAAAAGACACTCTGGTAGTATAGTGGACCCTGATCCAATGAGGGCAAAGGCCTGAGACAAATGTccgcctttaaaaaaaaaaaaaaaaaaaaaaatggccaccgCCAGCCTGACATCAGTGACTACATTTCAAGTAAGAGGGGGTCCACTAAACCAATAGGGAAGGGGCCATTTTGATCTAAAGGGAGGACTGGGGAGTCTGGCCTCCCGAGGCAGGGCTTTGTTGTACCTTTAGTCCTACTGatcccttagattgtgagccctctggggacagggaaatacctactgtacacctgaatgtaatccgcttttaagtgcctgaaaagcagaatataaattactaAATGGACACTAAATCCCATTTCTTCTGTGTATCTGTATGAATTTCAGAACAAATAAACCtgtctacacttttttttttttttttaaatcaaatatcaAAGTCTTatcaataaacaaataagcaaaaaacacaaaaagaaaaacaaaaaaaaacctcataatGGAATTTTAAGAGAAAGTAATTCCAAAGCCTAGTGAAGTGCGACTCGAGGCCCTGGAAGGcggggctggatttaagattttggcacccataggcagagagCCATGGACTatgcccctttgaagctgtgccagCAAATGGCCCTAAGGCAAGCCTGCATATTTGGTGCTCTCAAAATCTGGCACCCTAGGCACTTGCCTAGGTTGCctctgcctaaatctgggcctgctgGAAGGCGAGGGAAGAGGTTTATCGTAGGTGAGCGAGCCGGAATGATCCCCCACACAGCTACTGCTCTTGCTGCCAGTTACCTGTCTATAATCggcttctcctgctcctcctctgcaCTGGCGCTGCCCAGGATTCTCTTTCTGGCTTCTGCGTATTCTGCCTCTCTCTGTGCCAAAGATTTGACAGGGATCGCAGGCCTGCTGGCATTCGTGATACTGGCGACACCGTTACTCGTGGGTCTCCTTAGGATCCTGATCTGTGGAGGAGGACCTGCAGGGAGTGATTCGTCCTGAATCACAATTGGGATTTTTGGAGGAGGAGACTTTGATTTTCTGCTGATGtgaaagacaggaaaaaaaatatataaacagaaaGTACAGTAAAAAAGGAAAGTAGAGAAGGCAGAGCAGAGAAATCCATATTGTCCATTTACATTCAGCTGGCAtgtagtacacacacacacatacatacacacatacgcgCGTATATCTTCGGTTTCATGTGTTTCTCTCTCTAATAATTCTAGGTCAGGTTTTCATTCTGATTTTGCTGACATACTGTAGGATAAGCAAACAAACAGAAGTTAGCAGATAAGGACCTTTTGGTCCACCCTGCCTGTCATTTTCACCTGCTTGTGTTGCAACACATTGATGGATAAGCCTTGAGCCCAGCACTTGGCTGATTTTCCTGACAAGACACTGAGCCAAGAGCAAGCTGTGTCAGGTCATTCCACTCCCATCATGTATCTGTCTGCCTCACTCCAGTTATACCAGAGTCTTCCCTGGCTTAAGAGTAATTATAACAGTTCTCCTTTATCGTGCACTATCAACCACACTGTGCCTATATATCATGCACTGCCGGCACAGAACCAGCCAGCACTTTGTAGTTCGGGCCACACTCATGAAACCATTCTAGAAGAACGTTAAGATGTGCTGCTCTCCTGTCGGCAGTGACAAAGGGATAGAAAGACAAAGcgagggagagagatggagggatGGGGAAGAGGTGCACACATGCAACTGGTAAGAGTGGGAAGAGGAAGCATATCCCTTTTGACCCTTCCCTATCATAGGATAATCCTGTGACCTTGAACATAAGATAAGactagccatactgggtcagaccaaaggtccatcaagcccagcatcctgtttccaacagtggccaaggcaggtcacaagtacctggcaggatcccgaggggtagagagattccaagctgcttatcccaggaataagcagtggatttctgcaactcaccttaataatggttaatggacttttcctccaaatgcagctacactaaagGTGTtcatcacgtcctctggcaacaaattccagagcttaattatatgttgagtaaaaaaataattttctcctatgaAATTTCATTgtatgtcctctagtctttgtattattaGAAAGAGCAAACAACCGATTTGTATTCACCTGTTCTATACTGATTTTATAGAGAAAGTTTTAAAAAACCATTAAAAGCCCATCTTTTCCAGCTCACATTTCAGTCGAATAGGTAACTATTATTAACCGGTACAGTGTGGTTTTGTTGCCATATGTTTTTCATGTCTTACTTGTAATGACTTTTAAccattatgaatgtttttattttgtgtaaaTCGCCTTTTTAGGCAGTATAGAAATCTTTCTAAATAAAGAACTTATCATTCTAGGAGAATTACCACATTCTAACAACTCATGTCTCTTGTTTCTCGTCTGCCCATCTCCATGCAAGGCTGATAGTGCAAGCCAGTTATCAATGTTTTTCATAGCTGCATCCTCTAGAACTGGAGATGTGGTTTCAGTAGTACCACAGTAATACAGCATTACCACCTTCTTCCTAATAGCAATCTCTCTCCTTGTACCTGAGCCTACCATGAGCCTTCCCCACTGCTGGCTACATGCAAGTCAGTCTGGATCTTAGATTTAATTACCTCACTTTTTCCAAAAGCgtgctcaaggtgagttacaattcaggCACTATagttatttctctgccccagaggacttacaatctaagttgcatctgaggcagtggagggtgaaatgccttgccaaaggtcacaaggaatcTCTTTTGGAGAAGCACGTTTACAACCCTGGCTTCTCAGCCTGCTGTTCCAACCACCAGGCTACTCTCCTTCACTCCAGATCTTTGCCCTGGATTACAGCACAGTTGCCAGATACTTGACCACTTTACAGCATCAGCTTTTCTGCGTGTCATCCCATTCCATTAGGATTGGATAAATGATGAACACGTTATAGAAGGGTCCATCAGAAATATTAACAAGTTCCACCCAGAAGTGATCCAGCCTATTTCCATGATACACACCACCACACCCACAGTCCCCACACATGActggatgcaaagaaaaaaatatatactgttGTCAGAATCCTCATGTTTTCCCTGTCAACAGGACATCAAACTGAAAAGTTATTAGGGGAGAACACACAGAATTGGTGATCTCATAAGCTCTCTCCCTTCAGAGAGTAGGCGAAAAACTGGCGATATGTTCAGATTTTTGCATTTACTGGAAAGCCCTACTGCATTTTCTCTCTTGTTTGGGTCTCCCTTTTCCTGAACAAGACAAATCTAAGATGTCTGGGCTCTACAACAGTTATGCTCTCCAAGCAGCTGAAGCTACATCTTACCTGACAAAACATATCttatcatatatatattagggatgtgaatcgtgtcctcgatcgtcttaacgatcgatttcggctgggagggggagggaatcgtattgttgccgtttgggggggtaaaatatcgtgaaaaatcgttaaaaatcgaaaaaccggcacattaaaaccccctaaaacccacccccgaccctttaaattaaatcccccaccctcccgaaccccccccccaaataacttaaataacctgcgggtccagcggcggtccggaacgggctcctgctcctgaatcttgtcttcagccggcgccattttccaaaatggcgccgaaaaatggcggcggccatagacgaaaaagattggacggcaggaagtccttccggacccctgctggacttttggcaagtctcgtgggggtcaggaggccccccacaagctggccaaaagttcctggaggtccagcgggggtcagggagcgatttcgtacggaaaatggcgccggccatacgcgtatggccggcgccattttccgtacgaaaacgattcgcggcgggaaatcgctccctgacccccgctggacctccaggaacttttggccagcttgtggggggcctcctgacccccacgagacttgccaaaagtccagcgggggtccggaaggacctcctgccgtccaatctttttcgtctatggccgccgccatttttcggcgccattttggaaaatggtgccggctgaagacgacaagattcaggagcaggagcccgttccggaccgctgccgttccggaccgccgctggacccgcaggttatttaagttattggggggggggttcgggagggtgggggatttaatttaaagggtcaggggtgggttttagggggttttagtgtgccggctcacgattctaacgatttataacgataaatcgttagaatctgtattgtattgtgttccataacggtttaagacgatattaaaattatcggacgataattttaatcgtcctaaaacgattcacatccctaatatatatatatatatatttcttctaGGTAACAAGTCCCTCTGGCCTTCTCCAGTCCTGCAAGCCAGCTTGTGTGTCCACTGGAGTCTCACAGCAGAGCTCTCGCTCTGAGGTACGTGCCCAGGTCAGTGCATACGAGCTCTGAGCTATGCCTCTAAATTCTGGGTTACACGTGCACGTTTGTGTCGACCCTCACAAGCACACCCTACCAATTGGAGACAGATGTACAAACTGACCTAGGCACGTACCTCAGAGTGAGAGCTCTGCTGTGAGACTCCAGTGGACACACAAGCTGGCTTGCAAGACTGGAGACCTAGAAGAAATGGCCGTGGGCCCGGTGGGAGGGAGAGCAAGTTCAGGTGGGGCAGACGAGCATGCCGGGGTCAGCCTGAGGAGAGAAAGTGCTCAGCACTTCCAAAGTGACATGTCTTCCATGACTGAGGAGTAACTTCACCTTTAGCCAAGAATCACAAACCATGGAGCTGGCTTACCTTTCCTTTTGTGAGATCTTCAGTTTCTTTTCCAACCTTCTATCTATTTCCTACAAAAGAGAAAATGGGAAACCTCTCTCAGATTCCAGCATCCTacaacatgagagagagagaaaaaaaaaaaaaaaagcaacccagGGTTTTCAGCTCCATAAACTCAGCAACCATTTGGCACAATTCAGCATTATCTAACGAGGCAGCAGTTTGCATGCTGCTCAGTTACTTCATAACGCACACAATCTACATCTGATCATACCccgtaaaaaaaacccaaaagcttGAAAACATGATTGTGTGTGAAGCTTgatttttgggggtttgtttcCAAATACTGTTCAGCACCTAATAGCCAGCCTCTGCATGCTTACTGGGTTCCAGAAGGCATTGCCGTTTATGACCTTTAATCATCTACTGGGCTACACAGCAGGGGGATGCAGATTATAAATGGGGGAAAAAATATCCCAGACAGTGGAAAACATTTTTCTGCCAATGATACCACAATCTGtaacaggaaggtgtggaaaacatgaggagggatctagcaaagcacAAGGAATAGtctctaaggtctggcagctaagatttaatgctaaaatatgcagcgtaatgcatttaggatgcaaaagcccaaggaagagcaggatctggggtgaCTATTtgatgaccttaaggtggccaaacaggtggtaaaagccagaaagatgcttggctgcatagggagaggattggtcagcagataaagggaggtgatattgcccttgtataggtgCTGGGTGAGATTTCATTTTGGgaattctgtgtgcaattctggagatcgcaccttcaaaaggatataaccaggatggagtcggtccagagggaggctactaaaatggtcagtggtcttcgttctaaagcatatggggatagagaaagatctaaacatgtataaggCGAGGtatgagagacatttaaatacctcaaaggtttccatgcacaatgAAAAggagctctagaacaaggggtcatgggatgagggtgaaagaaggtagattcaggagtgtgaagacaaaaacattatctgaattcaagtAAGCATGGGATAGAGGGGACcactaagggagtgatgggaattataaagctaaatgaCTATGAgccttcatgtttctatgaaGGCTCATAGTCCCAGAGCCTAGTAGTTGCCAATTCCAAGTGAGCTGGAAGCCACTTCTTAGCCTTCATTCTACCCATGGCAAACGGACAGCAGCACCCAGTGATTATAATCACATTTTTTTACATTAAGATCActgcgggggggtgggggtaaaTACAATGGAAGAGTACTGCAGTAGTATTTAACtataaaagggagactatgataaaatgaggaaattagaaaaaaaacaaaactgaaaagaaCAATCctcaaggttaaaaacttgcaagagggtgtggacattgtttaaaatttccaaccttgaggcccagacaaaaaaCATtcagtgcattaaaaaaaaggatgAAGGAAAACCAAACGACTGCCAGCAGGGTTTAATAGAGAGTTGAGATAGGCAATTGAAGCCAAAAAAGCGACATTCCAAGAAATGGAAAGAGGACTCAATTAAGGAAAACAGGGacgagcataagcactggcaagttagatgtaaaaaaagtaatcaagcaagctaagagaatttgaaaagaagcttaccaTAGAAGTGAAACAAGCAATAAAACAAGTTTGCATACCATAAATGGTATTTTCCGTATATAGCAGGATGTGTGGGTGACATAATCCAGTGGCACCAAATGGACCTCTTTGTTTTAACTAGTAGTGCTTTTGTTCTACcaagcatgtgcaggaattcccacatTAGTGTTATAAGCACCCTCAGTTGATTTTAGAGCTAATTCTAGCTAgatagttgactctccagggaagGCATTTAATATGGCCAATTCaccctgctgtctatggaaaacactgtttacagtaagc is a window of Rhinatrema bivittatum chromosome 15, aRhiBiv1.1, whole genome shotgun sequence DNA encoding:
- the SZRD1 gene encoding SUZ domain-containing protein 1 isoform X2, which translates into the protein MEDEEVAESWEEAADSGEIDRRLEKKLKISQKERKSKSPPPKIPIVIQDESLPAGPPPQIRILRRPTSNGVASITNASRPAIPVKSLAQREAEYAEARKRILGSASAEEEQEKPIIDRPTRISQPEDSKLPNNVIRQPLGPDGSQGFTQRR
- the SZRD1 gene encoding SUZ domain-containing protein 1 isoform X1, which produces MEDEEVAESWEEAADSGEIDRRLEKKLKISQKESRKSKSPPPKIPIVIQDESLPAGPPPQIRILRRPTSNGVASITNASRPAIPVKSLAQREAEYAEARKRILGSASAEEEQEKPIIDRPTRISQPEDSKLPNNVIRQPLGPDGSQGFTQRR